ATCATAACCATCATTGGAAGCGTTAGCACGAAAGCTAACCCCCAGATAACCCCTGCGACTAGCTTTCGATTGCGAGACGAGGACCTGTGCGCGCTGAAGGGCTTAGCCACAGCACGGTAGCGCTCCAGGCTCATGGCGACCAGAATGAAGACGCTGGCGTGCATGGTGAGGAGGTCCAGACTCAGCAGGATGCGGCAGCCGGCCTCGCCGAACAGCCAGTCGTGGGCGAAGTAGGTGCAGACCACAAAGGGGATGGTGGAGAGGTAGAGCAGGTCGGCCAGAGCTAGGTTGATGATGTAGACGTACATGGAACCGGTCCGACGCAGAGCAGCTGAGCGAGTGATGATGAGGGTGTAAATGTTGCCTGCTAAACCCATGGCGCACATGATCATGAGGGTGGCACCAAGCACGGAGGTCACCCAAAAGCCCCCACTGCCTccaccactaccaccaccaccaccaccgccgccgccgccactCTCCTGGGACCTGGCATCCTCTTCAAGTCCCAGCTGTGGAACGACGCTGGCATTGGGAGTGCAGTTCATCGCAGGGTCACAAAGGTCAGATGTCAGGCTCTAATATTTAAGAGCCAGGTGTCACAGATCCAATAGAGAGGAGAAGATCTATGCAGGGTACTGACATAGCTCAAACTTTCAAGGACTCCACAGCTGACTTGTGTTTGTATCTCTTCTCCCAAAAAATAGTCCTCCACACAGCCGCAGTCCCATATTTCTCCAAAATCAACTAAAAGTGAAAGCCCAAAGCAAAGATTTAAGCCACCCAGAGGTCTCAGACATGAGAGATAGTCTCAGTTACACAGAGCTTAGATTCCTCTGTGAGGCTTCAGGGGTCGAAGTAGATCAGATGAGGGTCAGTGGCAGCAACAGAGTGTCACAGGGCTCCAAGTTCAGTCATACTTCCAGGTTGATTCTTTTGGTGGGCACCAAATCCCATCGTTTCAGTATATGAAAGAGATAATCCCCCCTTGTTCTTTCGTTCCAAATGTAGTAGTGATGGTTGAATCCACAGCTCCAGATAAAGCATCTGTCTTCTAGGTTTCTACTAGTATGGCTCCTTTCTTTAACCCAGTTCCATCTTTCTCTCGCTCATCAGTTCCTCCATTAATGATTTGAGGCTCTTCTTCAGATCTTCAGCCCTCATTTGGCTCCTCCGCTGCTGAAGAAAGAACTGTTAGCTTCGTTCTCCCTGAAACTTCTCCTGGTCActccccacctcctctcctctcccctctgtcctccctctttcACACTGAGGTGAAAAACTAGCAAGTGCCTATACATTGTGAGGGACTCCTGTTGGGCCTCACGCTGCTGCTTCAGTGCTTAAAAGTGAGTTTCAGAAATACAGAAATCATTAACTGGGTCATCGGTCCAAAACCACACTGACTTATTCATAATTGATGACTAACACACAAAATATGCAATATACGAAAGGATGCATACAATAAAACCAGCAAATTTCATTGAAAGAAACTATTTCTGTGCATTGTGATTAGTAGAGTTAGTAGAGTTTAAACATAGCCTGGCCAAATTTTACTGTTCACATTATAAATATTTCtcttagttttaacattttcatatatTTGCTACCTGTGCATAAATTCGAGGTTGTTGATTAGCTATGTCTGAATTTGGTGAATCTTATATATTTAATGACATCACAAGATTTTACAGAGTCAGGTTTCCTTTTAgaattaaaactaaaatatcTCACTGAAAAGAAACTTTAGGAAATTACTGTTTTAAATGGTTTAATATAATTATAGCGCTGGGCGCCATGAATGATCCTGTGATGAAGCTCCTCCAGCGTCCTTGAAACAAAGTTTTTGACTTGAATATAGCGGCTAAGCGTAAAACttaaagccactgaggggctgcctAGACGGGCTTAAACATAATTGACGCGCTCTTGCCCGTGTGTCTTGTGAAAATAAGTTCCTGACGTCTTTTGGTTGCAATTACGGATGTTTTATTGTTCGCCGTCTTTTCTCCACTCGTGTCAACCTGCAAGAATCCAACATAGTGTCCATCAAAAACCATAAAACGCAATTATTCCACATTTCACCTTGCCAGCGTCCCGGCGTTGCGGCACATTTGCGGTCAAAAACTTTTTGTGCTCAGCGTCTAGCAACACCTGATATCTGAAGAAAGGTTCCTACCTAAGTATGCATGTGTACTGAACAGGGGAGACCCCTAGCGGACAACTTAatgtcctacacacacacaaacatcttgaaATGGCCCTTACAATAATTGAGCTTGCACACTGCACAAAATACCTTGCCTGAATGCTCTAAAGAATGACCAACATATGATGAAATCAATACTATCATAAAATCTGGGACATATCTGATCGCTAGAATGGGACCACTTTGATGCTATCAGAAAATGGAGTTTAGGTATTTTTCTGATATGATTGATACCATATTTTGAATTCCACACACATTGCATTGCTGATTTTAGCtcagttgttttttattcttctgtATTCATAAGTGATGATGACCCACAGATGTGGTAAGGCTTCAGCCAAATATTGAGCCCATGTATTATatgtttttaaacacaaaaagtacattaaatatacatttttatcgATGTGCTTTTACAGCAGGAATGTTGTAATCCTCCAGActcttattttaattcaatttttagAGAGTATCATAGCCAacattttctctttaatttcCATGATCCTTTGATTGTTTAagccttttatcttttaataaactatatttgtttttattatatataaacTTTCTCACTTTGTAtccctgttttgaaaaatgctatatgaataatgttgattattattattattattataagataTAAAATGGGGCATATTTTAATTAATGTGTGCGTGTAACATTTGATACATCTGGACCTGCTATATTATACTAGGGAAATTCTGCTCAGTATTTGTCTTGATATAAAGCACATCAGTAAAATTCCATAAATCGTCACTGTTGTGcaaaaaccttgtatctccaaaatcACTACTTTCCAGGAAGTCAaaattaacttattttaacaCTGCATATTGATTCAaccacaagcttttttttttacatttcatctgTTATAATTTTTAGAAACCCTCCTGCAGACATAAAGGAAGTTCAATAGAATTGATTGATGGaacaaacatgtaaatgatTAAATATGGAGATGCAAGATTTCTGCCTGACAGTGATATGTTCTGATTTGATCCCAATTTttacaaaaattaaatacaatatcTCTGTATTTGTCTGGTTTTTGAGCAATTAaacatctgtaaaaaaaaaaatttctagACAACTTTCattagaaatgtttttatttgtaatcatcaaaatgtcatatttttagacagcaatgtttaatgtaaaaaagaaaagaaaaattaaaaatgaacaaaaatgatgACAATGAAACAATACTTAGTGTGATTATCTCTGaaacaaaatctgaaaaagtcagaaaaatatgaacaaaattCCTCTATCATTTATGAATGTGATGTTTATGATACCTTCTCATTTGAAATAATGTTAATTTACCAGCAaagccttgtgtgtgtgtgtagtgtgtttgCCACATGGAGGCAGTGTTAGACCGTGCAGAAGCTCAGTGTTTCCAGGTTCTCTAATCCAATTCATTGTAAATCTGCTTTATTGGCTTTAATAGAAATACTCATCTCTGTTAATCTGCTGATGATATCAACATTTGCCAAAGCGTAAAagataatacaaaaatataaaatcatttcATGATATAAACTGTACAGGTAGTGTGTCTTGAGATTTTGCTTAGAAGATAACTAAAACAGCACAATGAGAATGAAGATGCTCAGGATTATTAACCCAAGTCATGATGGGTTACAAAGTTTATATCAGATCCATGAAGAAGATTATTtgtattaaaacatgttttaaaaaggctCCTGatccacaaacacaacaatgactCAGTATATTCACTCACACATGGACAGAAAACACCTTAAACTGTAAGACTGAAACTGGTCCCAccttaaaaatgcatttttctgAAAATTTGCAAGAAATATTGTACATTATCAAATTCTGTTCATGTTATTTTATCATAAAATTACGTTTTCATATTCATATAGTTAGTTTGCATGTGTGCttgaaaaatctaaaattgATTGTGATATTTTCCCATCAgactgtttgattgacagccgaTCTCTCACGCCACaacaccaaaacacaaaatCCTATTTATTACCACTGTGCATTAAATAATAACATTTCTTTAAGCTAGATCCTTTTAGTAATTCTGCAGTGAATgctgtctgctcctctctggTTTGCATTCTTAACCACCTGGTCAGAGGGGACTGTCTGAGTAGACCTCGGGTATCACTGAGGGAGTGTGTTGTGCTGTGAACTGATGTGGATTTGTGTCagatcagaggagaggagacggtCCCACAGGCCTCTGCTCCATCAATGCCTGTGCTTGAACAGGGCCTCCActagaaaacaaatcaaagtccaaagtcaGTAAAAATGGCTCTTTTATTGATGCTGACATAGTTTGACTGACAAGTGCAGCAAATCCCAAGTGTTTGTTAAAAGTTCATTTGTTGACATAGTTCAACAAAATATGTTTGTGCTGCTCTATGATACAAAAATCAAGAAAATGTTGCATTTTGAGAATTTATTGTAAGAACTTCAGGGTTCAGGCTTCATAGTGAAACAGTATTAGGGcagtgaaatgtgttttgggTTGTTTATCATCACCTCACTCCAAAATGAATTATCTTTGAATATACTGACATGTATTTTGTCAGACTTTCCATGTTTCCTTCACACTGTGCCACTTTAATTTTGGTAGTTATCCAACATACAGAACAGGAAAAGAGTTACCATAAACCGCTTCAAGTAACCCACTTCATGACTGCACTATGAACTCCCCAAAACTGGGAGTAGGGGCTCTATATTCTGATATCATGTAGGTCTACTGTAGAATCTAGaatacacactaccagtcaaaagtttggacacaccttctcattcaatgttttttatttatcttaattatttccaacattgtagtttaatactgaagacatcaaaactatgcaATGATCTGGTTtcgccataatctggattacaacagtagtcaaatagggctatcccatgtgtactaaccctacctctgaacaacacaactgatggtctcaaacacattaagaaggcgagtcattctacaaatgaactcttgacaaggctcatgttaattagaaaccattccaggagaccacttcatgaagcagactgagagaataccaagagtgtgcaaagctgtcatgaaggaaaaagggggctactttacagaatctaaaatataaaacatattctggtttgtttaacacttttttttaaattaaataattccatatatgttctttcatagttttgatgtctttgctattaatctacagtgtttcaaataattaaaataaatacaaacccttgaatgagaaggtgtgtccaaacttttgactggtagtgtaagttGAACTGTTTAATAAGATGCAGTTTTTGTGGGGGGGCTTCccaaagaaggagggaaaacGGTTAAAACTGTGTTCCTGCATGAAGAGTTCAATCACGTTGAGCAATGTggagtttctatgcagatgtgtagctctttttaGAACCATCTGTTATCGCCACCCTGCTAGCTACATGTACAGTATTGTTGATAGTTTTGTGGTATGGATGAACTCGCTGCTCATGACTAGTTCCCCAAGACTCATGTCACCCACTCTCCACAGGTGTCTTAAATTAAAGAGTCGTATCAATGAAGCCAGCAAGGTCCAAAAGGTTTATTTACGTAATAGGACACCATTGTTCTCTTTAGATGCATGGTTATGACCTAATAAGAGCATTAAAAAATGGCGCTGCTAACCTGGTCTGCTTTGCACATTGAAGCAGTTGTTTGCTACAATAGAATATTAttctctgcattttatactggtaTATTTGTTGCACCAGTGAACAGGatgcagctcactttttagatTACAAAATAGGTATTAAACCTGCGTCTCACACAACTGAATTTATGGTGCTATTTTAACCTAAACCATGTTTTTCTACTAGCATAAGCAAATAGTTTTGATACCAAAGACCAAAACGACCAGCCACCAATTTAGTTTGGTAAAGTTACGGCATCAGAAATGCATGGTTGGTTTTGGAAAGATCATTTTTGGTCTGTAATAAGACACCAATGTGGTGTTTGGTTTCACAGGGGACACACTGATAGACGTCTGATTTGTACAGAAACTCTCATCTCTTTGTGACATTGTCAAGTTGTGGTCTCTCTTACTTGTGAACTCCTGGGGCGACATCTGAGCACTCATGACATCAGCGAAGTGCTTCATCCAATCCTGCTGGTCGCTCTCTGACTCACAAGTAAACAGGAAGGAGCGGTCAGGTGTTTCTATGGTGATGCCATGTTGCCAGGCACCGTTGCAGTGGGTGCCAGCAGGTAGGCCGGCGGAGACGCTGTAACCGTGGTCCTTGTTTCCCAAAAACACCTCACCTTTGGCGAAGGCGTCCTAAAAATACAAAGAGGGGTCAACATAGccttaaatgtgtttttcaggacaggaaacattttttcaataagcaaatatacttttttatttcttgcatTTATTGGCACCAAAATGGTTTAATATTATGTCCAGAAAGACTTGATGAAAATGGTCATAGCCTCAGCTGTCAGGATGCAGGGGAGTGGGACACAATTGCAGAATGGGGACTCCTTTAGGAAACCCAAAGACAGCCTAAGAGGCTTTAAGGGGTGAGCAGAAAATGCTTGGGTGAAAAATAGGCCCACCAAAAACAAATACTGGGCTATAGAAACTAGAAACTGCtttcaaacctgcagaaaaaTATCTTCTGcagttcaaacacacagagggaaccTCTCACTATATTTGAAGGTGAgacaatgagtcagcacagagcactGATACTCACAGGTATATGTAAACTACTCACACCTGGTCTCAATCAGGAccaatcagccacacacacctgactctgctctgagatgattttttttgcaatacatttttttgcaaTCGATAAGTGACTAGGCTATGTTTTCATTTGActcctttattttcctttaattaaataattaaaaaacatttttctttcttatctttttgttttttgaagcagatacactattttctgttttatgcaAATATATGAATGTtacaaaaagatttaaaaaaaatatatatatatatataaattatactaaaaggaagaaaaaacaactttatgcAGTGAGGATAAGCTAAGTTAAACTCTTTCAGCTTAATTTTTTAGCTGCTAACAAGTGGCacccagcggcaacagctactactactcgtctcatcactatcaccgctccctctctcccttattctcctctatccctctttccagacccaactctgtctcagcagatggctaacatgagtctggttctgctcaaggtttctgcctgttaaaggaagttattCTTTGCTGCtgcaactagctaaatactgcgaggtgcaatgctcattatggattaaggtggggtcagactgagtcctatcctgtcttgaagttgggtctctgtttataatttgacatagagtggtctagacctgctatgtttgtaaaagagtcttgaaataacgtttgttgtgatttggcgctatacaaataaagattgattgattgattgattgatcttcaTAGGCTCTAGAGACCATAACGGTGAGATTTTAAAAACTCACAATGGCgttgttgtctttgttctgCTCTAACAGCTGATGCTACTTTATCATGAAGATACATCTCACTCTGTTTCTGAGCCCAGTGTTAAAACCTGCACTTAGATCAACCTCTAACATGCACCATTTCTTCACCATCAGAGCGATAAAAACGACATTCTCTTTGAGCTTCCTCCACATACTCCCAGTCCACACTccacttcctcttccttttcaTCTAGTCTAAGGAGTAAAACGGACATCTTAGTCACTTAGCACCTTTAATTATTGCACCCTTTCATTGAACTGTTACATCAGCTACAAAGATAAGCTCCACCGGCTCGGCTATCTGATGTGTCTTTAGCCAAGTCTTGGGAAATCAGGATCCCCTCTTCTCAAAAGCGAGTCTCTGTGAAAGGTACTCCATAAAAATTCCACTCACGCCGCTCCATGACTCAGAATCGAACTTTGACAGTTTCACAGTCGTAAAGCTGGGATGTCAGATCTGATCGGGGGTGAGAGGTTTTGACGGGGTGCCTGATCTACCTTAGAGGATGGAGCTGCTTAGCAGGTTAGCATTTCATTGTACTTTTAGGAGATACATAATGTAAAGCCACAGTAAAAAACCAACAGATGAGTATGAATAATAGCAGTTTATATCATCCTCTCCCCAGTGAGTCATGGGGAGATACTCTTACACCATCTACTTCCTCTTGTTTGCCTAATGGAAAAAACCTCCTCCGTCTCCAACTCCCTGATGTGCTCAATTATAACTATCTGAGTACAAAAACACCATCAAAGCTTTGCTGTCAGCAGATTCTCACCGAAAAACTGAGCCATAGTGGATCAGATGTCGTCTAAATGCATCACATACACTGATGGGATACACTGAACTTGTTGTGCAGTGCGTAGGTGTGTGTAAAGACAACATACCAGCGGATCTTTGAAGTACATCAGCCGTCTTTTGTCCAGAGTGAACCAGCGTTTCTTGAAGCCTTCTGTTTGCTGCAGGAGACAAACAGACGGACAGAGACAGTCAGACAGGAGGGGAAGGAGACACAAAGCAGATCTGTGTTTGTAACAAAGCGGCTGTTTGTctggtttttaatttaaagatgattCATGCTCCACTCTTAAACTGACTCTCTCCTGTGAAGAATTTATACATTAGAGATTCCTCATACTTTGTCGAAGTCTGTGAGTCATTGAAGTGCCCGAGGCTGCAGCTGATAATCACTGAGTATTTCTGAAATTCATTCTTCAGTCTATAAATACTTGAGGAAATCTTGCAGTACAAGTTATCTGCTCTTTCAGTTTAATAGCCTTTAACGTTAATCTTACTAAGGCATCACATTTATAGATTTCAGGAGCTGAATCCAGCAAGTATGATGGCAGCATTCTTCCTTTAAAGAACTTCAAATACCAAGTGGACAGACTAACTGTGACGGCACCCGTTGGTATGAAGTCTAGAGCCTCAAGTTTTGCATCTTGGATGTTACCATCAGCTGCTTATTTAGGACCTGAAGTTGTCATGTTTGGATCAGAGGGTGGGCACTAGGGTTGTTTCAAGGTGACTTATTGTCAAGTGGTTCAAACAGAAATTTTAATTCTGTCCAACCTCCTAA
The Notolabrus celidotus isolate fNotCel1 chromosome 7, fNotCel1.pri, whole genome shotgun sequence DNA segment above includes these coding regions:
- the LOC117816466 gene encoding urotensin-2 receptor, which codes for MNCTPNASVVPQLGLEEDARSQESGGGGGGGGGGSGGGSGGFWVTSVLGATLMIMCAMGLAGNIYTLIITRSAALRRTGSMYVYIINLALADLLYLSTIPFVVCTYFAHDWLFGEAGCRILLSLDLLTMHASVFILVAMSLERYRAVAKPFSAHRSSSRNRKLVAGVIWGLAFVLTLPMMVMIRLREGKPNASGLVKRICFPTWTPEPFKAYITVLFLTSVLVPGLVIVGLYVGLARRYWTAQASLGGSSRCARRRGLKQRVVSMIFSIVVAYWACFLPFWGWQLAKLFSPESLRSLSQAAHNYVNFFVTCLTYGNSCINPFLYTLLTRNYKDYLAQKGQSVASSRADPGSAVTTPLHDL